TCGACGCGTATGCACAGGCTTTCACCAGCCTGACCCTCATCCTCCCTGCGCAGCTTCGGCTCAAACGATTGCCCCCCATCCTGAGGGCGGGCCTCGCTCATCGCTTATCATTATTCCAACATATTCCCGAAGCCGTATCGACTGCAAACCAGCCTGAAGGCCTTTCCAACAGCACGGCCAAACGTGATGACGAACGGTCACAAGCTGTTCCCAGCTTACAGTCAACGGAGTTTGCGTGATGTTTTCCAGATCACGCAGGTATCCTCCATATTTTGGGGCATCAAACGAAACGCACCCCACTTGATTTATCTCGCATGGATATCACTGCATATTTTTAATTAATCTCAATAAAACATGTATTTGCAAAAGCAGCGCCCAAACTAAATCAGAACAAATCAAAATACATTGACTCTTTGCTGCGGAATGTGTGTATATATCCACTGCGTATTGATTCTTAATGTCTATCAGGCTTATGGGGATTTGGAGAATATTTGCATACGAAAAACACGCAACTTTCATATTTTATCAATAAATTTAATGCAGTAACAACAGACATCGAAACAGAGACGTTGACCTGTCTTCTTACCGCATATAAATACCAAAGATATGAAATCAGGAGGTTTCTCACAACGCCCATAGCCAGTTCCATGCGACGCGGCAACAACGTTGATTTGCGTGACAATATCAAGCGGTAGGTTTACACGATGTTTGAGCAAAGATGTAATTCTTACCTACGCAATGCAAAGCTGTGCCACGCGGTATCGGTGTTCTTCTCTCTTTTCACTGTCCTCATCATTTTCAATTCAGACGCATACAACGCCGTCGTCGGAAACAGCGGATATGTTGAAATCCGCACATTGATCCAAAGCATGTGCTACTGTAGCATTGCCTTGATTATCAATTACATCATTTTCAACAATTCGTTCAATAACGACCAATTGGTCTGCATCCCTACCATTGACGAGCTCGTCAGGTGCTTCATAATTGCAACTATCGCCACCTCCCTTGTTCTGTTCATCATCGACAGTATTGTTTCTCACCAGATATTCTCCCCCCTGGCCGTCGTTTCATATCTGGTCGTCGGCACAGCCTTTCATTCATTTCTGATCAACACATCGTACCTTACAATCAAAAAGTTCAATTCCAGCAAGAAGAACAGACGCATCGTCCTCATGGTTGGCTCCAATAGGCATGCTGTGGAAATGGCCAGGTTTTTTGAAGAGAACCAGATACTCGGTTTCTACAACCTTGGATTCGTTGACGACGAGAACCACAGCGACGGGGAGGCGCGCCTGCTGAGCACCTTGGACAAGTTCGAAGATGTGATCCGCAACAACGTGATCGACTTCATCTTCATCCACTTGCCCATCCGATCATACTACGACAGCATATCCACAATCATCGAAAAAGCGGAATGCCAAGGTATCGCCGTCCACTATTTGAGCAACATTTTCGAACCTCGCAAAAGCAAGCTTGAGGCTTCGCGTGTCGGCTCAGTACACTCCATTGTCCTGCACACTGCCCCCACTGAGGACTGGAGAATTCGCACAAAGCGCGTCATTGACGTCATAATGGCTATCATCGGCATAATTGTTACATTGCCAATAATGGCAATATCCGCGCTGATAATCAAAATAACTGACAGAGGACCGATCATATTCAAGCAAAAGCGCGTTGGGTACAACAAGCGCATATTTAATGTCTACAAGTTGCGCACCATGTGTGTCGGCGCGGAAAGAATGAAGACGGACGTCGACCACCTCAACGAAATGGATGGGCCTGTTTTCAAGATCAAGTGTGACCCCAGAATAACGCGTTTTGGCAGGTTCCTTCGCAAGTACAGCATCGACGAGTTGCCTCAGTTCTTCAATGTCCTGCAAGGCGACATGAGCATCGTCGGCCCGCGCGCGATGGCCCTCACCGACTACCAGGGCTTCTCCGAGGATTGGCAGCGGAGGCGTTTTTCCATGCGCCCCGGACTGACGTGCTACTGGCAGATTCGCGGCCGCAACAAATTGCCTTTCAATGAATGGATGCGTTTGGACATGGAGTACATCGACAACTGGAACCTTCTTGAAGATTTCAAGATCATGCTCCTCACCATCCCGGAGATATTCCGAGGGGGAGGGATCTGAAATCTGGCCACTGATGTTGGTGTAAACAGTCGCACTGCGTATGCACAACATTCAAGGAAGCAAAATGAACACCAAAACCATCAAAATCCTTTCGCTCCTGCTGTTGGTGCTCTTTATGGCGTGTTCCTGCAGCAACGGAGGTCCCCGCCCCTCGATGGACCTCAAGAAACTTCCAACGGCTCCCGCGCAGCCAGAGGAGGTGAACGCCAGCACGTACGAGCTCGGCCCGGGCGACATCGTCGGCTTCACCTTCCTGAGCCGCATCCAGCAGAAGGACGACCCCTATCTGCTGCAGCGCGGCGACACGCTCCTCGTCGAGTACCACAGGCTCGAATACCTCAACCGCAACATCGTCATCCGCCCGGACGGCATGGTCAGCGTCCCCTACCTTGATGAGCTCAGGGCGGCGGACATCTCACCGTCGGCATTCTCCGCGAAGTTGGTGGAGGGGTACAAGCGCAAGAGGATCTTCCAGAATCCCGAGATCACGGTCAGCGTGGTCAGCGTGAACACCCAGCTCAAGGAGATGCAGAACACCTTCACCAACAGCACGACCGGCCAGACAAAGGAGGCTCCGGTGGGCATGGACGGCTACATCCGCCTGCCCCTGATCGAGCCCCTGTTCGCGGTGAACAAGAGCGTGGGCCAGATCCAGCAGGAGGCGCGCGACGCCTACCGCAGGGTCCTGTCTTCGGCGGATGTCTCCGCCGAGCTGCGCCAGATACGCTCCAACATGGTCTATGTGCTGGGCGAAGTGAACCTCTCCGGCATGCACAACATCAACACCCCGACCACCGTGACCCAGGCCATCACCATGGCCGGCGGCTACAAACCCGGAGCGGGGCTCGACTCCGTGGTGCTCATCCGCTCTGACGCATCCGGCCAGCCCTCCGGGCGTCTGGTCGACGTGGCCTCGGTGCTCAAGAAGGGCAACATCATGGAAGACGTGCAACTCAAGCGGTACGACGTCATCTATGTGCCCCCGTCCACGATTCAGAAGCTCAACGACTTCATCCTGTTCTACGTCAGGAACATGATGCCCTTCCCGACGAGCGCCAGCGCCAACGTCGGGTTCAGCTACCTGTGGGGCCCCGCCTCGCTGGGATCCACATCAACACGTGGCACCAGTTTCACTCCGTTCTAATCAGGAGGTCAGCAGATGCGCACACTTCTGGAGGCCCTCTTCAAGCGCCGCACGGAGATCCGAAACATCTTCGTGCTGAGCCTGCTTGTGGCCATCATAGGCAATTACATCGCCACGCCGCAGTACGAAAGCGAGGGCAAAGTGCTCGTCAAGGTGGGACGCGAGGCATCCCTGCCCCCCACGGTGATGACCCAGCCCCTCAACGTCTACTTCACCCGCGCGGACCAGGTGAACACCCAGATCCAGATTCTGGAGAGCCGCGACATGGTCGAGAAGGCGCTCGCAGCGCTCCCGCCCGACCTGCTCAACCGGCCCAAGCCCGAAACCATGATCGGCTGGATCGTCGAGAGCATCCGTTCCGTTCCCAAGCTGATCGTGGGGGCCGGGCGCTTCGTACTGGAAACCCTCCAGCTCATACCCACCCTCTCGGCGGAGCAGCGGCAGGTGCTCGACTTCCAGAAGCGCATCGAGGTGCGCAGGGTCAAGGAATCCGAGGTCATCCGCGTCACCTTCACCGACCCCGACCCCAGGCTGGCCCGCCTCTTCCTGGACGCCTACATGGCCGAATACCTCCAGGCCAGCTCCCTCGCCATGGAGAACCCCGGCTCCTTCAGCTTCTTCACGGCACAGAGGACGGGGGTGCAGCAGGAGCTGCAACAAGCCCAGCAGAAGCTCATCGACTTCCGTAAGGAATGGAACATCTATGACCTGGGCATCCAGAAGGACAAGACGGTCCAGGCTCTCTCCAGGATCAGCAACGACATCATCACCGCCGAACTGGACCTGAGCGCGGCCACCGGCAAGTTCAAGGAGATGGAGAAGACCCCGCTGGCCAACGTGGAGAACGTCCTTCCCGTCGAACTCCGGGAGGATCAGTCCGTGGTCGAGCTGCTCAAGAACCTGGTGCTGCTCAAGGTGCGCCACTCCCAGATGATCCAGAGCCTCGGCGGCGGCCACCCGAGCGTGGCCGCCATCGACGGCGAGATGGCCAGCCTGCGCGGCAGCCTCTACCGCGAGGCCCTGGGCATCCTCAAAAGCAAGGCCAACACCCTGGAACGCAACCTCAATTCCCTGAAGGAGCAGTTGGCCAACGTGAGCCGGACCGCCCAGATCCTCGACGCCAAGGGCATCGAGATGAAGGAGTACGAGGATCAGGTCCAGCTGCTCACCAAGACCTTCTACACCTACTCCGACAAGAGCGAGACATCGCGCATCAACTCCGTCATGGACAAGGAGCGCATCGGCTCCGTCACGCTGGTGCAGCCCGCCAGCGAGCCCCTGCGGCCCGTTTCGCCCAAGCGGCTGCTCAACCTGCTGCTCGGGGCCGTGCTGGGCTTGATACTGGGTGTGGCTTACGCCCTGGGAGCGGAACAGCTCTCGGGAACGGTCAACAATGTGGACGACCTGCGCGTGCTCCTGCAAGGCGCGCCCGTGGTGTTCGTCCCGCAGGACACCGTGATGACGCCCGAGGACGCCGACAGCGTGCTGCGCAACATGCACCTCTTCGGCACGAAATCCTCCACCTAGGGGCTTGGGCCGCGCCGCCAGGCGACACCAGACACTCGCAAGCAACGGGATGACATATGGACATCGTGAAAATGATCAACACGCCGGCCGAAGCCGCTTCGCGGGGCTCAATGCCCTTCGTTCCGTTCGACACCTGTTTCCAGCAGTTGGCCAACCAGATGATGAACTGCCCTGACGGCCAGTCCCCCCCGTGCATCCTGCTGTTCCAGGGCGGGGGCAGGGGTTCTGGGGTGAGCACCATATCGCGCCTGTTCGCCCACTACCTGAGCGAAAAGGTGCTGATGCGGGTGCTGCTCATCGACGCCGACTTCGACAACCCCACGCTGCACAAGATCCACCGCATGCCGCCCTCGCCCGGCTTCGCGGATTACCTCGAAGGCACGCGCGGGCCGGACATAGCGCAGAGCATCGGCAACCTCTCCGTGATGGCCGCGGGCGACAAGTCCCTGCTGCCCAGGACCCTGCTGTCCGGCCGCAGCGACTTCAAGGCCCGCCTGCGCGAACTGGGCAAGGAATATGAGATGATCATCCTGGACGCGGCCCCCATCACCACCTGCCCGGAGACCTTCAGCTTGGCCTCCTGCACGGACGGGGTGATCTTCGTGGCCAAGTCGGAGAAAACCCGCAAGGCCGTGGTGCACGCCACCATGAACCAGCTGCACCTGGCCCGGGCGAAGGTGGTGGGCGGAGTGCTCAACTTCCGGCGCTTCCACATCCCGACCTGGCTCTATCACTAGGCCGGCGGGACAGGGAGCCGCGATGGGACTCACAGCAGCCGAGGTCAGGCGCGCCGCGCGCAGCCTGCTCCCGGACTCGTTCCACGACCTGTTTCTGGACGTGATCAGCTACGTGTCCAACCACGTTGTCTGCCACGTTCCGAGCCATTGGTTCAGGTTGTGGTTCTACCGCAACATCATGCGCTGGGCCATCGGCAAGGACACCTCCCTGCACGAGCGTCTGCGCATCCACGGCGTGCCTGGACCCGGCGTGAGCATAGGAGACAACACCTGCATCGGGGCGGACCTGTTCCTGGCCGGGGTCGGATATCCCGGCGGCGGGCTGACCATCGGCAACAACGTCAACATCGCCATGCAGGTGTTCATCGGCGTCGGGGGCCACAAAATAGGCTGCGCGGAGGGGTTCGCCATGCAGATGCGCCCGGTCGTCATCGAGGACCACGCAGTCATCTACGCGCGCTCCATGGTGATCATGTGCAGAATCGGCCGGGGGGCCGTCGTGCTCCCCGGGGCCGTGGTGGTCAAGGACGTGGAGCCCTTCACCATCGTCGGGGGGGTCCCGGCCGAGCCCTTGGGCAAACGGGAGCCCCAGGAAGACCCGAACTACCTCCTCAACTGGCGCTGGCGTTTCCATTAGCGCCATCCGGGGGATCAAGCCATGCTATCCTCTCTCAAGCACATCGCGCCCATGGTGCTTCTGGCGGCGGCCGCCGGGCTGGCCCCCCTGTTCATGCCGGTCGGCCAGCCCAACGCCTACATCTTCCTGGTGCTGGTCATGGCCGGGATCACGGCCCTGATCGCCTTCAGCAGGACGGGCTACGTCAGGAACATGCTGCTCTTCACGGTGGGATTCGCCCTGGTGTTCAACCCCAGGAAGTTCTTCGTCGGAGAGGACTACTACCTCTTCCTGGGCGGCATTCCAGCCTATTACGTCAGCCTCATGGACCTCTGCCTCCTGGCGCTGCTGTTCGTTGCCCCGGCCGGGGAGAAAAGCCAGGGAGCCCGCGCTCCGTTGCCGAAGGTCCAGCTGGTGCTGCTCGGCGTCTATTTTCTCACCCTGCTCCTGTCGCTCTACAATGCCATCGACTCCGAACTGGTCTTCACCCAGTTCGTGTTCGAGCTCAAATGCTGCCTGCTCTTTCTCATCGTGGCCTTCCACCTGGACAACATGGACAGCGACACGGTCTTCGAGCGATCCCTCCTGCCCATGTTCTACGGCCTCGGCGCCAGCCTGATCCTTGAGTTCGCGGTCGTCCTGGCCGAGTACGTGAACGCACTGCCGGATTCCTTTTCCTTCCTGGGCATCCAGGTGGCCGGATTCAGGGAGAAGCTCGGGGCGGACCTCGTGCTGCGCGTAGGCGGCACCTACCGCCACCCCAACTATCTGGCCGTGCCCATGGCCGCGCTGCTCATGCCGGTTTCCGTCATGGCCCTTTCCACCCGTGGCGCGAAGAGGCTGCTCTTCCTGCTCGCGGCGGGCAGCGCCTTCGCCTCCCTGCTGCTGACCCTCTCGCGCGGCGGCTTCCTGGCCGCGGCGTCCACGGTCGTCGTCTTCCTCGTTCTGATCGCATGCACGCCCCAGGGCCGGGCCTGGGTCAAGCGCCACAGCAAGCTGCTGGCGGGCATGACGGCCGCCGCCCTGGTGGTTCTGGCGAGCCTTTCCGGCCAGATATACGACAAGATAGTCCTCTCGGACCCGGTGAACATCTCCGCGCGCGCCGACCTGAACAACCTGGCGATAAGCATGATCGAGACATTCCCGGTAGTCGGAGTCGGCCTCAACAACTTCAACATGGCCGGGCCCGAGTTCGGGTATTACAACATCTACGAGGCAGCAGCCGGCCTGGCCCCGGTGGTGCACAACATCTACCTGCTCATGGCCTCCGAAATCGGGCTGCTCGGCCTGGGAGCCTACCTGCTCTTCCTCCTGTCCGTCGCCGTGTTCGGCTGGAACGCCTTCAAGCGGGAGGGCGGGGGCGAGCACGCGCTGTTGCTGGCCGCGCTTCTGTCCGGCCTGTCGGGATATTTCGTGGCCGACATGTTCGGCCCGAGTCTGCGCAAGCTGGAAATCGCCAGCCAGCTCTGGTGGCACCTGGGCGTGATCGTGCTGCTGTCCAGGGCGATCCTGGCGGCTCCCGCAGCCGGTGAAGGACGCCGCTGATGGCCAGGGAACGCCACCCGGACCTGGACATCGGGAGGGGCCTACTGATGCTCTTCCTGGTGTTCAACCACTCCTACAACATGCAGTTCCCGGCCGGAAACGACTGGTACATCTTCTTGTATCACGTCAGTTACTGGTACCAGATGCAGTTCTTCTTCTTCATCACGGGCATCACCATGGCCTTGAGCGGGCTCCCGAAGACCCTGGACGACTACGCGGCATTCCTGAAAAAAAGATTCTGGCGGCTCATACCGGCCTACGTCGTCATGGCGACCATCATCTTCGCCGGGAAGATGACCGTGCAGAGCATCGGCAACGTGGGCGAGCCTCTGTCGGGCTTCAGCGCATACCTCACCGTGTTCATCTCGCCGAAAACGAGCCCGTACGCCTCGTTCCTGTGGTTCATCTACGTGCTGTTCCTGTTCAGCGCCGTCGCCCCACCCCTGCTGCGCCTGGCCCGCGGCCGGGCCGAGCTGTTGATCCTTCCGGCGCTGGTGCTCCACTTCCTGCCGCTGCCGGACTTCCTGGCGCTCAACCTGTGCGGAAGGTACTTCATCTTCCTGGTGTTGGGGATCGCCGTATACGACCATTACCCCGCCTATCTGCGCATCGTGGACAAGTACGTGTGGCTGCTCCTGCTCGTCTTCGCCGGGATGTGCGCCCTGGCGGTGAACGTGACCATGAACGACTTCCCCGTATCCGTATGCGCCATCCCCGCGCTGCACGGGCTCTGCCGGACCGGCCCGGTGGTCCGCTCCCGGTTACTGGCCCTGCTCGGGCAGTACATGTACCCGATCTATCTGTTCAACACGATCTTCATCAACGTGGCCAGGGGGCTGATCCTTCGTTTCGTATCCTGGGACGGCCACGCCTTTCTCCTGATCCTGCCCGTGCTGATGACCGTCGGCATCTGGGGACCAATCTGGACGCAGCGCAATGTGATTCCGCGCATTCCACTGTTGCGGAAAGTGTTCACATGATCCTTCCGCCCTTTGCGCATGCCAGGGCCGGGGGAGTATTTCGGTAACGCATTGAAGGTGCATGGCAATGGCGAAACTGCTCAAGACAGGCGCGGGGCTGTTCCTGGCCCGGGTGCTGCAGCCGTTGTTCTCCTTCGTGCTGTTCTGGTACTGCGCCAGACGCTTGAGCCTGGAGGACTTCGGCCTCTACATCCTGCTCATGAGCCTGATCCTGGTTTTCCAGGCCGTGGCCACGCTGGGCCTGGGCCCGATGCTCACACGCGAGATCTCGGTGGACAAGGAGCACGGCCCGCAATGGATCGGGGCCTCGCTCGCCGTGATGCTTCCGGGTTCGCTGCTGGCCTGGGCGCTGTTCGTGGCCTTCACCGTTGCCGCGGGCTACTCCCCGGGGATGGTGCAGGGCGCGGCCATCGTAGGTGCGGGCTTGCCCGGGGCCGTCCTTGGCCAGGTCGCAGAATCGGCCTTCATCGCGCAGGGCCGCTCCAAGCCAATGGTCGCGCTCAGCGCGCTGGAGAACGGGCTGCGCGTCGGAGCCAGCGTGGCCGCCTTGACCCTGGGGTATGGCCTACAATCGCTGCTGGTCATTCACGTGGTCTCGCGCAGCCTCTCCGGCATCTGCGCCCTGCTGATGCTGCGGGACGGGCGCCCCGGCCTGGCGGTTCTCAGCCGCGAGAAGGCCCGGGCGCTGCTGCGCGGCATTCCCTCCTTCGGCATGATGGTCCTGGTTGCGACGTTCTATTTCCGCATGGACATCATCGTGGTCTCGCTGTTCATGGGGGAGGCCGCCGCCGGAATCTACGGCGCAGCCATGCGTCTGGTGTCGCTGACCTTCCTCATGCCGGAGAGCCTCGTGGCCGCCATCTACCCCGCCCTCTCCCGGACCATGCACGCCACTGACGGGCACGCCCGGGAGCTGACCCGCTTCAGCGCCGGGCTGCTGGCCGTGGTGTGCACGGCCGTCAGCCTGTTCCTGTACGGGGCCAGCAGCCAACTGGTGCCGTTGCTGTTCGGCCCCGGCTTCGTGCAGGCGGGAGGGCTGCTGGCAGTGCTCGCCTTCATGCTGCCCCTGCACGCGATCAACGGCCTCCTGGGCTTCCTGCTTCAATCCTGCCGCAAGGAGCGCACGGCCCTGAGGATCGTTTCCTGGGGCACGGCAGGCACCCTGGCCCTGTACATTCTCGGCGTGCGCCTGGGGGGGCTGGAGGGCGCGGCCTGGGCCGGGCTGATCGCCATGGGTTCCATCGCGCTGTTTCACATGTGGTACGTGGGAACCAGGATATTCCCCTTGGGGCTCGCCTCCGCAATGGCCCTGTCGCTCCCGGGCGCTGTTTCTGGGATCGCCGTGGGATTCTGGCTGCCCCCCGTGGCATCGGCCCTGGCCGCTCCGGCCCTGTTCCTGGGCTGGCTCGCGCTCGTGGGGGTGCTGCGCCCGGCCCCGCTGCGCTGCGCCTTGCGCTTGTTCGCTGAGAGAGGAGGTGCGCCGTGCGCATCCTCATCCTGAGCCCCGTGTTCCCGCTGCCGCCCACTACGGGCACCAGGGTGCGCCTGGCCGGGCTTATCCGCGCGCTCAAGGCCAACGGCAACGAGATCGGTTTCGTGGGCAACGTCACCGCCGGGGAGCGCGAGCACATCACCGAATGCCGGAGCTGGTTCAGCGATCTGGAACTGCGCACCGTGGGCGCGACCGGAGCGCAGGCCGCCCCCCTGGGCGACAAGCTGGCCCGGCTGGCGCGGGTGGCGGCCATGTGCCTGACGGGCACCCCCCTGTTCGCCGCCCTGGTGCGCCACCCCTTCCACGAGCGGGCCGTGCGGAAGCTGGCTCCCGGGTACGACGCGCTGCTGGTGGAGTTCTTCTTCATGGCCCTGAACGCGCCCGAAGACGTGCTGGAGGCCCTGGGGCCCCGTGCCGCCCTTGTGGAGCACGACATCTCCTTCGTGCCCAAGCGACGGGCTTTCCAGGTGGCGCCCTGGCCGGGCAAGCTGCTCCTGTGGCTGCGCTACAGGCTCTGGAAACTGGAGGAGACGCGCCAGCTGCGCCGGTTCCGCACGGTGGTGGCCATGTCCGGGCACGACGCCGGCGAATTGCGCGCCCTGGCCCCGCAGGCCCGGGTGATCGTCGCGCCCAACGGCGTGGACACGGCCTCCATCAGGCCCTCTCCCGGCCCCCGCCCCATGGGCAGTACCTCGCTGCTGTTCGTGGGCGGCATGGGGCACGCCCCCAACCTGGACGCCGTCCGGCATTTCGTGCGCGAACACATGCCCCTGCTGCGGCGCGCGGTGCCCGGCGTGAGCCTGACCGTGGCGGGGGATACGGCCGGGATGGACCTCTCGGACCTGGCCGGGCCGGACGTGCGCTTCACGGGCTTCGTGGAGGATCTGGCCCCGCTCTACGCTGGATGCGCCGCCTCCGTCGCTCCCTTCCGCATCGGCGGCGGGACTCGCCTGAAGATTCTGGAGTCCATGGCGGCGGGGCTGCCGGTCATCACCAGCGCGGTGGGCGCCGAGGGCCTGCCTCTCGAGCACCGCAAGTCGGCGCTGTTCGCGGAAGGCCCCGCTGAGACGCTGGCGGCGCTGCGCGCCCTCCGGGAGGAGCCGGGGCTGGCCGACGCCCTTTCGGAGGAGGCCCGGAGGCTGTGCGTGGAGCGGTTCGACTGGACGGCCATAGCCGCCGGGTTGGAGCGCGACCTGAAAAAACAGATGGAGACACACCGTGCCCACTAATCCCGAGACGACTTTCCTGCAGAAGGTGGAGGCGCTCTTCGGGCAGTCCTCCCCAGGCATCCAGGCCAACACCTTCGGCTCCGTGCTCTGCGGCAAGCTGGGCCTGCCGTACAGCGCCCGGCCGTGGATGATGCAGGTGGAGGTCACCAACCGCTGCAACATCAACTGCACCTTCTGCTCCCGCCACTCCACCGAGCTCAAGCTGGGGGACATGGACCCCGCCCTGTGCGACAAGGTCGTGGAGCTCTCGGGGACGGTGCAGGAGATAGCGCTGTTCGGCTACGGCGAGCCCATCATGTCCAGGGCCTTCCACGACATGCTGCCCAGGCTCCGCTGCGGGCGGGTGGGCTTCTTCACCAACGGCCTGCTCATGGACGCGAAGATGTACCGCAGGATCGTCTCCCGCTCCGCAAGGCCCCTTGCCTACGTGGTCTTCTCCGTGGACGGGGCCACTGCGGAGACCTACGAGTCCATCCGCGCTGGTTCCGATTTCGGCAAGGTCTGGGGCAACCTGCGCGAAGTGGTCAAGGAGCGCGACGCCTCGGGCTCCTCCCGGCCCCATATCCACATCGAGTTCGTGACCATGCGCGGCAACGTGGCCGAGCTGCCCGCGCTGGTGCGCATGGCGGACGAGGCCGGGGTGGACGCCATCAAGGCCTCCCACCTGGTGGCCTGGGACGAGGACATGGCCGCCCAGAGCCTGCTGGGGGACCCGGCCCTGTGCGCCGAGAGTTTCGCGCAGGCGGCCATGGAGGCCCGGGACCGCCGCATCCGCCTGGAGCTGCCGAAAATTTTCGGACAGACACCCGCCCCGGCGGCCCTGCCTCCCTGCCGCTACCCCTGGCAGTACGCCATGATATCCTTCGAGGGCGACGTCCGGGCCTGCTGCTTCGCCCCGCAGTACGTCATGGGCAACCTGCGCGAACAATCCTTCGACGCCATCTGGAACGGCGGAGGCTACCGCAAGCTGCGCAAGGCCCTGCACGGCGACAAGAATCCCCTGCCGTGCCTGCGTTGCGAGGAGCGCTTCCGCCACACCGCGTCTCCCGACGAGAACGCGACATACCTCAAGCTCGTGCCGAGGCAGAAATGAACGCCAAACACCTCTTTGCCTGCGCCGCAGTCCTGCTGGCCCTGCCCCTCCTGTGCGTCAATGCGCGCGCGGCGGGCCAGCAATCCAACGAACCCGTGAACACGCAGGGGCTGAGCCGCCAGGGCGAGGTCTACGAGCGCCACGTGAAGAACCCGCAAGAGGAGAAGTGGAAATTCCCCACGGCCGGACCCCAGACGGAGTTCCGGTCCGACCAGGTCTACCAAGCCTTCCCCCAGACTGGAGCCGTGTTCAGGCAGGGCATGGAAATCACCCTGGGCTGGCACCCCGCCGGGACCGACCCCTCAGCGGTGGCCCGCTACGAAGTCTCCGTGGACCGCGAGGGGGGCTTGCGCGAAACCCTGCGCCCGGGCCTGAGCGCCGAGGGCAAGACCAACACCGCCATCTACCAGGCCAGGCAGCCGGGCCGGTACGTCTGGCAGGTGTGGGCCTACATGCGCAACGGCCTCATCATACCGAGCGTGCTGCGCACTTTCGTCGTTTTGAAATGAACGCGCCGTCCGTATCGGTCATCGTGGTCAACTACCGGACCCCGGAGTTGACCCTGGCCTGCCTGGAGAGCGTGTGGCGGCACACGGACCCCGGCCGCACGGAAGCCATCGTGGTGGACAACGCCTCCGGCCCCGTGAGCCTGGAGGCGCTCGAAGCGGCCCCGGGCCCCGTGCAGATCGTCGTCTCGGGCCGCAACCGGGGCTTCGGCGGGGGCTGCAACCTGGGCGCGCGCCACGCGCGGGGCGAGTACCTGTTCTTTCTCAACTCCGACGCCGCGCTCCAGGAGGACACGCCCGGCATCCTGGCCCGCTTCCTGGACACCCGGCCGGACGCCGCCGTGGCCGGGAGCGCGCTCATAGGGCCGGACGGGGCCCCGCAGCACGCGGCGGCGCGATTTCCGGGCTTGCTTCGCATCCTGGCCGGCAGGGACTTCCTGGCTGATCGCTTGAGGCGGGTGTGGCCCCGCGCGGCCGAGGCCCTGGCCTTCTTCCACGGTCCAACGGAATTCGACGAACCAACGAGGGTGGATTGGGTTGTCGGCGCGGCCATGATGGTCCGCCGCACGGATTTTGAAGCCGCAGGTGGCTTTGACGAATCCATATTTCTCTACGGGGAGGAGTTGGAGCTGCAG
This genomic stretch from Fundidesulfovibrio soli harbors:
- a CDS encoding glycosyltransferase family 2 protein, coding for MNAPSVSVIVVNYRTPELTLACLESVWRHTDPGRTEAIVVDNASGPVSLEALEAAPGPVQIVVSGRNRGFGGGCNLGARHARGEYLFFLNSDAALQEDTPGILARFLDTRPDAAVAGSALIGPDGAPQHAAARFPGLLRILAGRDFLADRLRRVWPRAAEALAFFHGPTEFDEPTRVDWVVGAAMMVRRTDFEAAGGFDESIFLYGEELELQKRLASRGRHAYLYPMTCVVHGVAASSGGEASTARLARIAAGHRRYYILHHGFAEALALCGVEMAGSLVKWLIWLLAYSLRPTPGNRDRLRWHGNNLRVLFPQKER